A genome region from Marinifilum sp. JC120 includes the following:
- the larE gene encoding ATP-dependent sacrificial sulfur transferase LarE translates to MDTLALKYKRLLETIADTAGSVIAFSGGVDSTLLLHAAKETLGERALAASITTPYVPKWEQDEAMEFAKQVGVKHVVLEIDFPPELRMNPPEHCYTCKKILFSKLLGVSQEHGFEHVLEGTNIDDLSDYRPGIKALRELGIRSPFVEAKLTKQEIRELSRRFNLSTWDKPSFACLLSRMPMDVEVTDEALRQVEQAEVFLMQIGFPAVRVRHHGEIARIEVPADRLQDFINANEIYEINNKLKEFGYRHITLDLEGYKMGSLNKK, encoded by the coding sequence ATGGACACACTTGCTTTAAAATATAAAAGACTACTCGAAACTATTGCTGACACAGCCGGTTCGGTCATAGCTTTTTCAGGTGGCGTGGATAGTACTCTGCTGCTCCATGCCGCAAAAGAAACTCTTGGCGAACGTGCCTTGGCTGCGTCTATCACCACGCCCTATGTTCCAAAATGGGAACAGGACGAGGCAATGGAATTCGCAAAACAGGTGGGTGTAAAACATGTTGTGCTGGAAATCGATTTTCCACCTGAACTGCGCATGAATCCGCCAGAACATTGCTACACCTGCAAGAAAATTTTGTTCAGTAAGTTGCTGGGAGTATCGCAAGAGCACGGCTTTGAACACGTCCTTGAAGGCACTAACATTGATGACCTCAGCGATTATCGCCCCGGCATCAAGGCCTTGCGTGAACTTGGAATCCGCAGCCCCTTTGTGGAAGCTAAACTGACCAAGCAGGAGATCCGCGAACTGTCCCGCAGATTCAACCTGTCCACATGGGACAAACCTTCTTTCGCCTGTTTGCTATCACGCATGCCTATGGATGTTGAGGTAACTGACGAAGCCCTGCGCCAAGTTGAACAGGCCGAAGTGTTCCTAATGCAAATCGGCTTCCCGGCTGTGCGGGTCCGCCATCACGGCGAAATTGCCCGTATTGAAGTTCCGGCTGACAGACTGCAAGATTTCATCAACGCCAATGAAATTTACGAGATCAACAATAAATTAAAAGAATTCGGCTACCGCCATATAACGCTGGACCTAGAGGGTTACAAAATGGGTAGCCTGAACAAGAAATAA
- the larB gene encoding nickel pincer cofactor biosynthesis protein LarB, whose amino-acid sequence MTNDNLKNILHAIRDGSMDVDQGMEKLRDLPYQDIGHTKIDHHRSLRNGFPEVIYGEGKSPEQIGDIFEHMCGRSNVLATRVSPETAEHVISRFPHVEYSATANTLTCKSRQIEYNSGTVGIITAGTSDLDVAEEALVTCDMLGSRAAIISDIGVAGIHRMFDRIDEIRKFSVLIVVAGMEGALSSVVGGLVEQPIIAVPTSVGYGASFSGLSALLGMLTSCASGVTVVNIDNGFGAACAACKINKAIDK is encoded by the coding sequence ATGACCAATGATAATTTAAAAAATATTTTACATGCTATCCGTGACGGCAGCATGGATGTGGATCAGGGGATGGAGAAGCTGCGCGACCTGCCCTATCAGGATATCGGCCACACCAAGATTGACCATCACCGCAGCCTGCGCAACGGCTTCCCGGAAGTTATCTACGGTGAAGGCAAAAGCCCGGAACAGATTGGAGATATTTTCGAACATATGTGCGGACGTAGCAACGTGCTGGCAACCCGCGTTTCCCCGGAAACAGCCGAGCACGTAATATCCCGTTTCCCGCATGTTGAATATAGCGCGACAGCCAACACCCTGACCTGCAAGAGCAGGCAAATCGAATACAACAGCGGCACCGTGGGCATCATCACCGCCGGGACTTCCGATCTGGACGTTGCCGAGGAAGCACTGGTGACCTGCGATATGCTCGGCAGCCGCGCCGCCATCATCTCCGACATCGGGGTGGCTGGAATCCATCGCATGTTCGACCGCATTGATGAGATCAGAAAATTCTCCGTGCTCATCGTAGTCGCAGGTATGGAAGGCGCACTTTCCAGCGTTGTCGGTGGTCTTGTAGAACAACCCATCATCGCCGTGCCGACCTCAGTAGGCTACGGGGCCAGTTTCTCCGGGCTGTCCGCGCTGCTCGGGATGCTCACTTCCTGCGCCAGCGGAGTGACAGTAGTAAATATTGATAACGGCTTCGGTGCGGCCTGCGCAGCATGTAAGATTAACAAGGCTATTGATAAATAG
- a CDS encoding HAD family hydrolase, producing MECSLDFSAVIFDLDGTLLDTLGEIAAAGNSALTRMGFPPHPVDAYRRFVGAGAKKLAWRALPEEKRTEAIYDKFVPVLLEEFNKGLNTIAKPYAGVPEVLVDFASCGKKMAILSNKPHEFTVDAVNKFLPGVDFFAVYGGRKDVPLKPEPDVALELAKAMGVSPQQTLFVGDSDVDIKTGVNAGMISIGAGWGFRGERELVQAGANIVLDTPADLVSLL from the coding sequence ATGGAATGTTCACTTGATTTTTCCGCTGTAATTTTTGATTTGGACGGAACTCTGCTTGATACCTTGGGCGAGATAGCAGCTGCGGGCAACTCTGCTTTGACCCGCATGGGCTTCCCGCCTCACCCGGTGGATGCTTACCGCAGGTTTGTTGGGGCAGGTGCGAAGAAACTTGCATGGCGCGCTTTACCTGAAGAAAAGCGGACTGAGGCAATTTATGATAAGTTTGTTCCTGTCCTGCTTGAAGAGTTCAACAAAGGGCTGAATACTATTGCCAAACCTTATGCCGGGGTTCCGGAAGTGCTTGTTGATTTTGCTTCTTGCGGTAAAAAGATGGCCATTCTTTCCAATAAGCCGCATGAGTTTACCGTGGATGCGGTTAATAAATTTCTGCCGGGTGTTGACTTTTTCGCTGTCTACGGCGGACGCAAGGATGTTCCTCTCAAGCCTGAACCGGATGTTGCCCTTGAACTTGCAAAAGCTATGGGTGTGTCCCCGCAGCAAACACTGTTTGTGGGTGATTCCGATGTGGATATCAAAACCGGGGTCAATGCAGGCATGATTTCCATCGGTGCCGGATGGGGCTTCCGTGGAGAAAGAGAGCTTGTTCAGGCCGGGGCCAATATTGTGCTGGATACTCCGGCGGATTTAGTTTCGCTGCTCTAA
- the larC gene encoding nickel pincer cofactor biosynthesis protein LarC, producing the protein MNILYYDCFSGISGDMNLAAMIGLGVNPNFLCDELSKLGLDDEFSIKISEDSRKGIFGTRVDVELAHHHHDHGHTHNHGHHHHHEHRNLKDIEKIINSSNISEKVKTTSLAIFKRVAKAEAKIHGSTLYEVHFHEVGATDSIVDIVGAAICFHALKIDEIWCSAIELGSGFVNCAHGKIPVPAPATSEILTGKPTTQGAVPKETTTPTGAAILAELVDHFPDSPRMAVQKTAYGIGHRDNEIPNVLRVQLAKVEKKTASLPTVPARLLQCNIDDMTGEMLGAALDQLMEDGAMDVHFTPIVMKKNRPATTLSLLCGAEDEDKFKRLIFKHTTTNGIKSIAIEKTTLGTSFDKLETPLGPVTMKNALLDGKIIRSKPELEDCRALAKAHEISLSEVYLQIGKVREI; encoded by the coding sequence ATGAATATACTCTACTACGATTGTTTTTCAGGCATCAGCGGTGACATGAATCTGGCCGCCATGATTGGACTTGGAGTCAACCCCAATTTCCTTTGCGATGAACTTTCCAAACTTGGACTGGATGACGAATTCAGCATCAAGATCTCCGAAGATTCCCGCAAAGGCATTTTCGGGACCCGCGTAGATGTGGAGCTTGCGCATCACCATCATGACCACGGACATACGCATAATCATGGTCATCACCACCATCATGAACATCGCAACCTGAAAGACATAGAAAAGATCATCAATTCCAGCAATATCAGCGAGAAAGTCAAAACAACCAGTCTCGCTATTTTCAAACGGGTTGCCAAGGCCGAAGCCAAGATTCACGGTAGCACCCTTTACGAAGTCCATTTTCACGAAGTCGGAGCCACTGATTCCATAGTAGATATAGTTGGCGCAGCCATCTGTTTCCATGCGCTCAAAATTGACGAAATATGGTGTTCAGCCATTGAACTGGGCAGCGGATTTGTCAATTGCGCACACGGTAAAATTCCCGTTCCCGCCCCAGCCACTTCCGAAATACTCACCGGGAAGCCCACCACCCAAGGCGCGGTGCCCAAAGAAACCACTACCCCCACCGGAGCGGCGATACTTGCCGAACTGGTTGACCATTTTCCTGATTCTCCGCGCATGGCTGTGCAGAAAACAGCATACGGCATCGGACACCGGGACAATGAAATTCCAAACGTGCTTCGGGTACAGCTTGCCAAAGTTGAAAAGAAAACAGCATCCCTGCCCACGGTCCCGGCCCGTTTGCTGCAATGCAACATTGACGACATGACCGGGGAAATGCTTGGCGCGGCACTTGATCAGCTCATGGAAGACGGAGCCATGGATGTGCATTTCACGCCCATCGTCATGAAAAAGAACCGTCCGGCAACCACCCTGTCCCTACTCTGCGGAGCTGAAGACGAAGACAAATTCAAACGGCTGATTTTTAAGCATACCACCACCAACGGCATCAAAAGCATTGCCATTGAAAAGACCACACTTGGGACTTCTTTTGACAAACTCGAAACCCCGCTTGGTCCGGTAACCATGAAGAACGCCCTTCTCGACGGCAAGATTATTCGCTCCAAGCCCGAACTCGAAGACTGCCGCGCTTTAGCAAAGGCGCATGAGATATCACTGAGTGAAGTCTATTTACAGATTGGAAAAGTAAGAGAGATTTGA
- a CDS encoding methyltransferase domain-containing protein yields MKFDLGGRGRNREFTTVNFEDNCDIKHDILDLDGFIPEDGVVDEFRMIHTLEHIPTADYLKFLKDIKRKLKPGGKITIVLTDAEAAINMWKANTLSFRAMKKVIFPPAHLTGENKFMAHHNMWNTLDLARDFQALGFDTFSFEAGAWSFDLTDEFFPEEMAHFHGVQIKNLGVMAVLPE; encoded by the coding sequence ATGAAATTTGATCTCGGAGGGCGTGGCAGGAACAGGGAATTCACCACCGTTAATTTTGAAGATAATTGTGATATTAAACACGACATCCTCGACCTCGACGGTTTTATTCCCGAAGACGGTGTGGTTGATGAATTCCGCATGATTCACACCCTTGAGCACATCCCCACAGCAGATTATTTAAAGTTCCTGAAAGACATAAAACGCAAGCTCAAACCGGGTGGCAAGATTACCATTGTTCTGACCGATGCAGAGGCTGCCATTAATATGTGGAAGGCTAATACGTTATCTTTCCGGGCTATGAAGAAAGTAATATTTCCCCCGGCCCACCTGACCGGGGAGAACAAATTCATGGCCCATCATAACATGTGGAATACCCTTGATTTGGCAAGGGATTTTCAAGCTTTGGGTTTTGATACTTTCAGCTTTGAAGCCGGGGCGTGGTCCTTCGATCTGACCGATGAATTTTTTCCTGAAGAGATGGCCCATTTTCATGGCGTACAGATTAAAAATCTCGGCGTAATGGCCGTGCTACCGGAGTAG
- a CDS encoding patatin, which yields MIMKFKHEYAGRVCRQLIFFLLLILVSGCGLKRNPIPVEMQAQASLPGYDQVRFFGDTTPKHMDAVMKKWAELGRMNKLPAEISFLSLSGGGADGAFGAGFLCGWTERGDRPTFGLVTGVSTGALIAPFAFMGSDYDPFIEMFYTTFETSDLVQQRSYVSAVSGDSVYSTEPLREALKKFINAEFIAKIGAEHRKGRRLLIGTTNLDAMRPVYWDIGALAQYGTPEADQLIRDVILASASVPVAFPPVYFKVKAGDRIYDEMHVDGGVSNQVFSYPPSIHLAEELEKIGEKRKIVLYVIRNDALVTEGVQVEPYIGGIAARSLAGLIRNQGIGDLYRMYYTSQRDGIDFKLTFIPPDYNEESDEMFSPVYMSKLFVLGHSMAKAPSPWHAAPPSTTARKGPDAVPAEVIFE from the coding sequence ATGATTATGAAATTTAAGCACGAATATGCTGGACGGGTTTGCAGACAGCTAATCTTTTTTCTGCTGCTGATTCTGGTTTCCGGATGCGGATTAAAGCGTAATCCCATTCCTGTGGAGATGCAGGCTCAGGCCAGTCTGCCCGGATATGATCAGGTCCGTTTTTTCGGGGATACCACTCCGAAACACATGGACGCGGTCATGAAAAAATGGGCCGAGTTGGGCAGAATGAATAAACTGCCAGCTGAGATCAGCTTCCTGTCCCTTTCCGGCGGTGGTGCGGACGGTGCTTTTGGCGCGGGCTTTCTCTGCGGCTGGACTGAGCGCGGTGATCGTCCTACTTTCGGGCTGGTTACCGGAGTCAGTACCGGGGCACTCATTGCTCCCTTTGCTTTCATGGGGTCTGACTACGATCCCTTCATCGAGATGTTCTATACCACCTTTGAAACCAGCGATCTTGTTCAGCAGCGATCCTATGTTTCCGCTGTTTCCGGGGACTCGGTGTATAGTACTGAGCCTTTGCGTGAGGCCCTGAAAAAATTTATTAATGCCGAATTTATAGCCAAGATCGGGGCCGAGCATCGTAAAGGGCGCAGACTGCTTATCGGAACCACCAATCTTGATGCCATGCGCCCGGTCTATTGGGATATCGGTGCCCTTGCCCAGTACGGAACCCCGGAAGCGGATCAGCTTATCCGTGATGTTATTTTAGCTTCGGCTTCTGTTCCGGTGGCCTTTCCTCCGGTCTATTTCAAGGTTAAGGCCGGAGATAGAATTTACGATGAAATGCACGTGGACGGCGGGGTCAGCAATCAGGTTTTTTCCTATCCGCCCAGCATTCATCTTGCCGAGGAATTGGAAAAAATAGGCGAAAAAAGAAAGATCGTTCTTTATGTAATTCGCAATGACGCCCTTGTTACCGAAGGAGTGCAGGTGGAACCGTACATCGGGGGCATAGCCGCTCGTTCACTTGCCGGGTTGATCCGCAATCAGGGCATCGGCGATCTTTATCGCATGTATTACACCTCCCAGCGGGACGGTATTGATTTTAAACTGACTTTCATCCCACCAGATTACAACGAAGAGTCTGACGAAATGTTCAGCCCGGTTTACATGAGCAAACTTTTTGTGCTCGGCCACAGTATGGCCAAGGCCCCAAGCCCGTGGCATGCCGCTCCTCCTTCCACCACAGCCCGCAAAGGACCGGATGCTGTCCCGGCGGAAGTGATCTTTGAATGA